The region GAGGCCCCCCAACTGACCAGTGATTCTAGCAAGGGGAGCTGGCCAGGCAGAGTACAGGGGTCCTGGGGGAACAGGTGTCTCCCGGGGCCAGGGCACTGGCCTCTGGACACTCTGCTCAGCCAGGTCCCCCGCAGAGCCCTAAGGTCATCCTGGGGAGCAAGAAGGGGGCTAGAGTGCCAGACCTCCTGCGGTGACGGGACCCTCCATGGGAAGGAGGCTTCCTGCAGAGGCCACTGAGGACTTCCTCTGTGCAGGGGGCAATGCTGGGAAGTGGGGACCAAGAGCAGGAAGCCCAGGGTAGGGGGTACAGCCAGACCATCAGCCCTCCAGGCAGCGGCTCCCACGGGCTCAGTCACCCAGGGGCAGAAGCAGGTGTCCCTCGAGCAGCCTAGGAGTGGGGTTCAGTCTTCCATCCCCTCCCCCTGCTGCTGGCTCTGCTCCTCCAGGCACCTGCCCATccctttcctcccccacccctattCTGCCTCGGTGTTTCCGCCCTTTCCTGTCTCCCACCTCTGCCCGGAACATTCCTCCTCTGTTGAGCCCACCTGTCCGTTCCTCATGGTGCCCTCCACTGACGCCCTGGTCATCGTGTCCCCCTTAGCACTGCCCTCTGATCGCTGCAGGCATCTTCAACCCAAGGGTTCTTTGTTCACACAGGCAGAGACTTGGAGCTGGAGGGGCcaggcggtggggggtgggggcagcaggcCCACGCCTTGCAAGGACCTTGGCTGCCAGGGCAGCAGGAAGCCAGGTCAGGGGCTGGGAAGAGACCCATTCACCAGGCCGGCTGCCCCCCACCCGGGTTAAGGGCCCAGCTTCCCGAGAAGGGCCCAAACCTCCGGCCTGGGGAGGGACCGCACCTCGGAGCCGCCTTCCTGTGCGGCCTTTCCCGGCACTAGGGGTAGGGGGGATGGGGCCAAAGAAGCCAGACTCTGGGTTGACACACCTGGGCCCCCTGAATCTCAGCTCCCATCCCCTGACGCCAGGCCCCCCCagcctgacccccacccccagccccccagcctcaccCTCCAACCCTTGGACCGCCAAGCCTCAGCCTCCTTCTGCTGTCCCCAGCCCTCTACAGCCACCCCTCCTCAGCTCACCCCAGCCCCCAGTCCCCCCAGCCtcagcccctcctctgcccccagcccctcggCCTCAGCTccccctctctgcctccagtCCCTGATCTTGGGCCCCACGTTCTGCCTCTGACAGTTAAGATGTTGAGAAGAGGgcattccctggtgctccaggggctaagactgtgctcccaatgtagggggcctgggttcatccctggtcagggaactagatccatcTGCTGCAACGAAGATCTGGCAGTTCTAAGGAAGATGGAAGATGCTGagagccacaacaaagaccccagcacagtcaaataagttaattaaaaagaaaaaaaagatgctgaGAACACAGGTGGGCAGAGCTAGTAGTGCTTAGAAACTGGCATCTCCCAGCAGGTTCTCTTACTCTGAagtcagggaaactgaggcacaagtcACACCTGAAGTCAGGCGGGGGTGGTGGGCAGCCAGGACCCCCCACGCTTTTCCTCCTTCGTGCCTGCTGTGCTCCGAGTCTGGGGTCACAGTAGAGGGCACAGCAGACAAacgcccccccccctccccgaccATTCCCAGTACAGGGGGGATATGACATCAGCCATTTGACCTCTCTAAGGACTTggaggaagtggggggggggggcgaggaAGCTGGCTGGGGTGCTTCCCACTCAGCAGACTGCGTCTGGACATAGCCCAGCAGAGAAGGCACGTGCCAGGTCCAGAGACTGCCAAGTGCCCAGGCTCCGGCCGCGGCCTGAAGTTGGGGTTTTTCCCTCTGCAACAGGGCAGCCGTGGAGTGTCTGCATGCTCAGAGGGTGTTTCTAAATCCATTCTGGGGCCCGGTAGTGAATGGCCTTGAGGAAACGCaggaccaggctgagggtggTCTACACAATGGAAAGGGCAGACGGATTCAGGCGTTGGGGACACGAGGCTCTCGGGCCTGGCTGATGATTCCTGTGGGTCCCCTCCCAGGCGTCTCCTCGGAAGACGCTCCGTGGCCTTGGGCTCCCATCCCGCCTGCCCGTTAGGCGCACGGGAGACAAGCTCAGAGGTGGGTAGTGGAGTGTCCTAGGCACCGTGGGCCGCAGCCCCATCACCCCCAAGAGACCCCACCACCCCCACAACATCCTCACCCCTGGGGGACCTCCCCCCCCTCGCTCCGCCAGGACTCCTCTCCAGGAGGTCCACCGCCAGGGAACCCCAGCGCGACCGCCCCAGCTCAGAGGAGACTGCTCCCCACCGCCCCCGCGCGGCCGCTCCGGGTAGTGAAGACCGAGAATCCCGCGACGGCGCGAACCTGGCGCCAACGCCGGGCCTGGCTCCTCCGGCGTCAGccctctcctgcctccatctTCCGAGGTTGCGTTTCTAAAAGCGAGGCCTGGAACCGGCCCAGGCCTTCTGCCCTCCTGTCCGACTTCGGCCGCTCCCCTACCCCGCCCCCGCACCTCTCGCCCCCAGCGCCTGCCCCTCTGTCGCCTCCAGGGTCGTTGGGGGTCAGGGTGGGAAACCCCCTCGGGAAACCCCCggggagcagctggaggaggGGAAGCGGGGTCGCGGGGTCGCGGGGCGGCGGGAAGGAGCCTGGGACGCCACTATTTAAGCCACCGCCCCCGCGGGCAAGGGACAGAGCCTGGCCGAGCATGGAGCGAGGCCGCGCCCTTCTGCTTCCCCTTCTTCTGGGGCTGCTCCAGCCGGGCCGCGGTGAGCTGGGAGGGGCCGCAGACGCGCGTGCGGAGGTTTGGGAGGTGATGGGGGACCCCGCGTAggggcctgggaggaggagggcGGGGATGAGATCGCGGTCACCCGCAGGTGGGCGGCTGGAAGTGGATCCACCTGAGAGCGAGGTGGCGATGGCCGTGGGCGAGTCGCGAAACTTCACCTGCCGCATGACCTGCGCGGACGGCAGGGAGGCCTCGGTGCTGTGGCGGGGCCTGGACACCAGTCCGGGCGCCGTGCAGTCCGGCGCGGGCCTCAGCGTCCTGTACGTGCTCAACGCCTCGCTGTCTGCGGCGGGGACCCGCGTGTGCGTGGGCTCCTGCCGGGACGTGTCCCTCCAGCACCGCGTGCGGCTCCTGGTGTTTGGTgagcccccgcccctcccccagcctctgcgCACGCGAGCCCTCCTTCCCTTGGCCATCTCCACCTGGAACGCTTCCCGGATTGCCCACCACGTCCCCGCTCATAGCTCACCTCGCAGGTCCTCCAGAGTTGCTCTGCAGTCCCCCTTCTCCACGCATCCCTCTCCCCCATCCACCCCCGATCCTCCAGGACCTCACCCCCTGCCCTTTCTGCTCTGGACTCACTCTGACAGCTTATATTCTAGCCACACAGGCTGTCGTAGTGGGTCTCCCCTGTACCCGTGCCCCAGCAGTCTCCAGGAACCCCAAGCCCCACCTCCACGCCCCCCTCCTGGGGCGCAGCCCTAAACCTCCCGCCTCagctcaccctcttctcccctcccccacagcctTCCCAGACCAGCTGACTGTATCCCCTGAGGCCGTAGTGCCAGGGAGGGACCAGGAGGTGGCCTGCACGGCCCACAACGTCACACCGGCTAGCCCTGACACACTCTCCATGTCCCTGCTCCTGGGGGGTCGGGAACTGGAGGGAGTGGAAGACTTCCCGGACGTGACTGAAGAGCCCCAGGAAGGTGAGGACCAGCTGTTCCAAGTGACCCAGCGCTGGCTGCTGCCCACCTCAGAGACCTCCAGCCTGCACACCCTCCACTGCCAGGTGACCATGAGGCTGCCTGGCCTGGAGCTGACCCGCCACCGGCCCATTCCAGGTGAGCCTGCGACCGCGGGGAAGTGAACAAGGTCATACCGCCCAGCATCTGAGTCCCTGGTGAGCCCTGGGCGGCTGCCCGGCCACTCGTTGGGAGTCCTGGCTCCTCCCTGCGCCCGCTGGGTCTCCACCTGGATAGGTCCCGCACCACCAGCTGGAGGGAAAGTCACTTTCCATCCCTCGCCTGGCCCCCAGTGGCAACCAGGGGGCTACTTCTCGCTGGTTCATTCGTTCAACAGATTTGCAGCGCACCTACCCTGAGCCAAGCCCACGAAGGTGCTGCCCCTCCTCTGCCCGCAGCCCTCCagggctcccacctccctccaggtGAAAGTCCAAGCTGGCTGCACCCACCCACAGGGCCGTGCACACCTGCCCTatccccctcccttcttccccttcACTCACACTGCTGTTCCTCCCACACTTCAGGGGCAGTgctgccccaggacctttgcatcgCTGTGCCCTCCATGGGAATGCTCTTCCCTACAGCTCCGCCACCCCACTCAGGTCTCCTTCCCAGTGAGGCTTGCCCTGATCTTCCGGCCCAAGAggtcccaccaccaccccccccaacacacacacacacaggcctctTTTCTTCCCCTGTTGAATGTTTCTTGACACCTTTTTATCAACATCTGACTTGTGTGTTCGACCCTGCTCCTATCCACTGGGGTACCCTGCAATTCATCCAAGTGAAGGACAGGGCTCGGAGCAGATCAGGTCCAAACATGTGTTCCAGGTggagagagggaggtaggagagggGCCTGGGCAGCAGGGAGAAAACAAATGACTGCTgcattttccagtcctgcaggGCCTGACCTCCCCGGAGCCCCCCAGCATCACCTCCTCAGAGCCCCCCACCATGACCCCCACAGAGCCCAGCATCACAGCGTCCCTGGAGCCCACTGATACAACCACCCCAGAACCCTTTGTCATGACACCCCCGAAGCCCCCCATCACCACCTCCCCCGAGCTGACCTCCACCTGCAGCCCCGCAAGTCCTGGCCCAATGAGTCCTGGCCCCGCACCCAGGAACAGCTCCACCAGGCCGTGCCTCCCGGAGATCCACCGGTCGTCAGCACCAGGGGCTTTGGAGCTGCTGTGCGAGGTTTCCTGTGGCCCCAGCATGGCCGTGCACTGGACCCAGGCCCCCGGCGGGCTGGAGGCCTACGAGACGCAGGAGGCAGGGGCCCAAGCTTGGCTGAGCAGCAGGAGCATGCTGTGGCCCAGGTGCCATCCTGAGGGCTGGTTCCAGTGTCGCCTGGACCCTGGGGGCCACACGGCCAACCTGTATGTGGTCCCGGAAATCTGTAAGTTTGGGGGCTGCAGGGGCctgggagggaagggagcctTGTGTCCAGGCCTTAGCCAAGGAGTGCCCTCCTAGTCCGCCTGTGTCCCCAGCTgtctagtgggcttccctgacccTTTAAGGGTCACAAGTCACAACTGCCTGCATGGCGATAACTAGGTTTCAGGGACTCTGTAGCTGTCACAGCATTTTGTAAACCCTGTAAACTCGATGGACTGAGACAGCCTGTGGAATAGAAACAGGACACAGACACATCAgtaatttgtttttctggaagccACGttcagggggggaaaaaagtaaaaataagtttgACGATATATCATCAAACCCAATATATctcaaatattatcatttcaacatgcagTCTATTAAGAAGCATGATTGAAGTTTGTTTTCAGACTAAGTCTTCAAAATGCAATGTGTGTTTTACATGAACAGTGCTGTCCACCCAGACTGGTTACACTTCAAATGCAGCTGTAGTGAGGGGCCCCTCACTGGACTgcccacttttttttaatatttatatggtgctttatttatttacttggctgcatctggtcttagttgcagcttgcagtatctttagttgtggcatgtgggatctagttccctgaccaggtatggaacctgggtcccctacactgggagtgcagaggcttagccactggaccatcaggaagttCCTGGACTGCTCACTTCTAACTACAGGGTCCTAATGTACCTTTCCTAAGAGTTGCTCTAAAGGCCTTTGGgggctttcctgttggctcagatggtaaagaatctgcctgcaatgtaggagacccaggttcgatctctgttagaagatcccctggagaagggaatggcaacccactccagcattcttgcctgaagaattccatggacagaggagcctggtgggctacagtccatggggtcgcagagtcagacacgactgagtgactaaacacacaaagGGCTTTGGCTAGTCCAGGGATTTTTGTAGATTTCACAAAGGTGTTTTAAACTGTTAAGTCGCTTGTACAGTTTCAGGGAACCTGATCAGTCTGTGAGACCTTAGCAAGCTCTGCCGGGCTGCTCCCCAAGCCTGCAGTGGGCTTCAGGATTCCGGATGCCTCTCTCTCCAGGTTCCCCGGCAACGTCGACTGCCCTGTGGACCAGCAGCTTGGCGCTGGGGCTCCTTCTCCTGGTGTTCCTCGCCTACCACCTGAGGAAACGCTGCCAGCCCACAAGCTGATGACCTGGGCCTCACACCCCCACCCCGAGTAGACCACACAAAGGGGGACTTTTCTTCTACTCGGTTGTGACTAGAGGACGTGGGCAGCATTCTGGACAGCAGGCGGTGACCGTGGGCTCCCTACCCTGATGGCCGGCACATCCAGGCTCCCCAGCTGGCTGGGTGTCCCTTCCGTGGGTCCCAGGGGAGCAGACCCTCCACAGTGCAGAGCTGGAGAATAAAGAGCATCCAGTCTGACCTTAGTGGTTTCTGTTTTGGTCCCACGACATGGGAATCCTCCGCACAGCTCCAACCATCCTCTGCTCTAGGTGACTCCCCCAGAGGGGCAAGGAAGGACAGACACCACCACAGCCCCACGTGGCCAGGGCTGGGAGAAGGAGGCGTGTACTCTGCCTGGGGCCCCTCCCTGCA is a window of Muntiacus reevesi chromosome 1, mMunRee1.1, whole genome shotgun sequence DNA encoding:
- the MADCAM1 gene encoding mucosal addressin cell adhesion molecule 1, whose protein sequence is MERGRALLLPLLLGLLQPGRGGRLEVDPPESEVAMAVGESRNFTCRMTCADGREASVLWRGLDTSPGAVQSGAGLSVLYVLNASLSAAGTRVCVGSCRDVSLQHRVRLLVFAFPDQLTVSPEAVVPGRDQEVACTAHNVTPASPDTLSMSLLLGGRELEGVEDFPDVTEEPQEGEDQLFQVTQRWLLPTSETSSLHTLHCQVTMRLPGLELTRHRPIPVLQGLTSPEPPSITSSEPPTMTPTEPSITASLEPTDTTTPEPFVMTPPKPPITTSPELTSTCSPASPGPMSPGPAPRNSSTRPCLPEIHRSSAPGALELLCEVSCGPSMAVHWTQAPGGLEAYETQEAGAQAWLSSRSMLWPRCHPEGWFQCRLDPGGHTANLYVVPEICSPATSTALWTSSLALGLLLLVFLAYHLRKRCQPTS